TGGAATAGGTAGAATCCATGAACAATGTATGCACTTACTTGAACAATATAACACATGGCAACGTTTTGATTGCTAGTTTTGCCACAAAGAAGGGAGCATTCTGCAGTAGTTATCAACAAATCAGCATCCATCGATGTAGTAAAAGCAGAAGTAACTTAAAACTAACAGCGATATACGAACTTCGGCATCAAGCTTGACGAATTTAGTTCCCAAATAGACCGGTGCAAGTGCCTTCAAATGCTTATCCATGATCCTACCAAAGATTTATATCATTATCAAGTGTGAGACGCAGATCAGCACCTTACTAAATCATCACGGGCAAGAGGCATTATATACATAAAAAGGACTTATGGCTTACTTGCAGCGGTAAAATTCACGATGGTAGAAATGACAGATGACCTTGTCACCACGAGTGACCTCTCCTAAGAAGTCCCCTTCGGTTATTTCCCTGTATTCACCATGACCTTGCCTCTTTAGCACCTCACGCTTCTCGACCTCTCTCTGTTGCATAGAGAAAAATGAGGTACTTAATGGATGATGTGGCACTTATACAAGCTTCTCAAGCGTGAGATGCAGATCAGTACCTTAAGAGCAGCAAGCCGTTCAGCATGCAATTTCTCAAGCTCTGGGTCCTACAAAGCAGTTCTGTAATGTAATGGCGTCGCGACAGATACCAAAGTTCTTGGTGCTCTACACTAAAGATATACGGAAGACGGTAAGCGATGGTTAGAAGTTCAACTCACATCCAGTAACTCATCAAGATCGACTTCATCATGGATCGCAGGTGCTGCTTGAGCCTTCTCTTTAGCTATAACTTCCTAAAATGGTGTCTGTGTCAGTATCGCAAAAGGAAAAAAGATGAAACAAAGAGTAGTGTTATTCTGGCTCCTCCAGTAGATTTGGTAAAAAAATTGCACAGGTTCAGAGCCATCCAAGATAGAGGCCACCAGCTTACAGCATGGTGAAACTCATGAAAAATAACTACATTTGAGAATCAAAAGCAGCCCTTTATCCCCATTATGCAAAGAAACAGAAAACATTAGTACTGCATGATTCCCAAGCATTATACTAGATGTAACCATTTTGCTAGATTCCCGGAGCAGGGCTGTCCACTTCCACACGAGCTAACATGACCCACTCGCCGAATCTTAGGCTCTCAACAGCGCCCGCCGTTTGATTCCGAAGGCCAAGAAATGCAAGCAGACGAAGGAACTTGTCCCAAGATCCAGGGGGGTGGGCACCGGGCACGGCTCGGCCGTCGCTGGATCCTCGGCCGCTCCGACGGCCCGATCGCCGGATCAGACGAGAGGTGGGTTAACGGCGACGCGCAAGGCGCGGAATCTCAGATTGGGGAGAGGTAGGGGACGTCGGGGGCGAGGGAGAGTCACCTTCTTGtagtcgcgggcggcggcggccaggaCGTTGCCGAAGGCCAGGCCTTGGAGCTTCGACTTCACCTCGTCCGGATCCATCTCTCCTGCTCGCGCGGGTTCGCCGCTtcggctcgagctcgccggagattTGCTCCGGTTCGGTGCAGGTGGCGATTGCGGTGTTGTGTTTTTCTTTTCTCGAGTAAAGATTGCGGTGGTGTTGTGTTgtagcgccgccgccgcagcagcaacAGATTTACTTTCCTCTGCGAAACTCGGCCCATCAGGCCTACTACCAAGGGCATCTCGGACCCGCAAACCGCGCCCGCATCTGTACGGGCCGCAGTTGTCTAAAAAAAATATAATCTGTTCGGGCCGCGGAAGCCGTGGGTCTATATCGATCCGTGGCGCAGTCCGAATACGGTTTCTCTTGTAAATTGAAGATAAAGTGGGGAAGTCCAGAGAGGGAGTCCACATTCAAAACATAGGACTCCAACACCACCGGCCCAGCCAATCTCCCTTCCCGGTCCCATTTCCTTCCACTTCCTCCTTTTCTCCTTACTTTGCATCCGCACCCTTCACCTCCGTTGCCGCTGTTGTACGTCTCTGGCCGCCATAGAGGTATTGCCGGACATCCGCAACCAGCACCGACGTGCCCGCTCGCCGTTACGACAGAGCTTTCCACCCTAGAGCCATTTGTACCCAGGTATACTCCGCCACCTGTCGCCGATctccatggcggacaccacgcccggcaggtgttcgatcaaatgccattgagcttttTTTCAAATGATATGTCATTTTTTAGAGTTCGAAGAATTGTGAGCTACccgaccatggaggatgagttgttgtgcgattcGTGGCTGGCCGTATCCGCAGATTTCGTAGGCAAGTGCAGAGGGAGCCCTTCTGGGAGCAAGTGCATGAAAAATTCCACGCACAAAAGCATATTGCGCCCTACGACATGTACATTAACTTAACGTCCAATTATATCTTAACGTCCAATTCAAACACAATCAAACTTCGGGATACCAATTGTTACATTTCTGATGAATTAACTTCTCCTTTGTGAACCTCCCCATCAACACAATTGAATGATGAGTAACATCTGGATGCTTCAGAGTGTGTGAATGTTCAGGGCCTGAAATATGAACAAACTCTTGTGGGTCTTCAGCATTACACCCTTCATTTTTTGCAGGCACATCGTCTGGGAAATGGAACTGTGACAAAAAAGCATCACTAAAGAAAACAATATGTGCTCATAAAGGAAAAATGTTGGTACTTTCCTTATACTTACTCATTAGGCTCCTCTAAATCAATTGGGTTGttaacttcaacgtgttcctattCTTCATATTGTTTCATAGATAGAACCAATAAAAGAATCATCTTTTGTATTAGATCTGCACGTGGGTGTACACAATAACAACTACATTCAACATCACATCCAACGAGAATACCTAAAAATATGATATTTTCATACTCCCTTTGTTTCAAAATAGATGagccaactttatactaacttacTAACTTTAGTAGCTTAAGCATGATTGTTGTACACTTCTGCTACCTCTCACAGAGATGGTGGAAAGTGCTGGCTTTGAAGCAGTTGGGTGAATGTCATAGAAGGATCGAACAAATTTCTTTCTAATATAGAACTTTCAGAGCAATACAAGATTTCGAACCAATGGATTAAGCCAGATTAAACTTGTATCGGCACCAATAAAGGCAGCAAGAGATTTGTGTTAACAACGTAAATACAAATTACTCACATGTTCGAACTCATCGCCCCGCCGAAATAAGGATCCATGTCGCAGCCGCCGCAAATTAGACCTCCCCAAGCCGCCAGACGTCAAGTTAGGTCACATCGACCCGTGCTGGGAAGCCGGTGATTTTGAGATTTTATCGGGCCCATGTGCTATCGATACCGTATTGCTCCCTAGACAATTTTTTCTGTACACGTTGGCCGTCGAATACAACACGAATCTCGTTACTTCATCCTGCGAGAGCAACGTACCCGGTAAAAACCGGTTCCGCTATAATTTCATTTCTCCACGAGAGCGGCAGTGtggggcaaaatttcgtgttttgatccTTTTGTGAAAGTTAATCGAGATTTGACCTTAGTTTGTAAAAAATTtaagatctgacccttttgctaccgtcgGGATCCATGGCGGTAGGAAACAACCCTACCGCCAAACAGGCTGGCGGTAGGCTGTACAACCTTACTGCCAAGGTGCCCGGCAGCAGGCACGAGTACACACTGTGTTTCATACTTAGGGAAAATTTACGGTAGGGTGTTAGGCTGTATGTTGTTATAACCTACCACCATGGGCCTTGGCGGTAAGAAAATGGCCAGATCCCGGAATTTTTGCAACCTAGGATCAAATCTCGATTAAATTTCACAAAAGcatcaaaacacgaaatttagccgcgGTGTGGCACACCGTTGCCGGCAAACCAGATCCACCCTCACGCTCGCTCCCCTCCAACCGTCCACCAACCTCCTCCCCCCAATCATGCTCACACCACGACGCACCTTCGCACATCGCTCCACACCAGTCACCAGCAGCCAGCCATTTCCCCTGCTCCTGTGCTAGCTACTAGCTTTGTACTAAACCCTCGTCCCGTGCACGCCGTCACGCCGCTCGTGCGTCCCACCTGCACACCCCCAGCACGCCTgagcgagcgagggagggagggatggaCTGGTACGAGTGGCTGCGCAGGGCGGGGCTGGGCGAGGACCTGGCCGCCGAGTACGCGCTCCTGTTCGCGCGCAACGAGCTCGGCGCCGCCGACGTGCGCCACCTCGACCACGCCTTCCTCGCCACCATGGGCGTCGCCGTCGCCAAGCACC
The sequence above is drawn from the Triticum aestivum cultivar Chinese Spring chromosome 7A, IWGSC CS RefSeq v2.1, whole genome shotgun sequence genome and encodes:
- the LOC123154856 gene encoding thioredoxin domain-containing protein PLP3B, producing MDPDEVKSKLQGLAFGNVLAAAARDYKKEVIAKEKAQAAPAIHDEVDLDELLDDPELEKLHAERLAALKREVEKREVLKRQGHGEYREITEGDFLGEVTRGDKVICHFYHREFYRCKIMDKHLKALAPVYLGTKFVKLDAENAPFFVAKLAIKTLPCVILFKKGIALDRLVGFDDLGSKDDFSTRALENVLKRKGIIEEKKKDDDDEDDETDMSKDRRVRSSTAYDSDSD